Proteins encoded within one genomic window of Mycolicibacterium monacense:
- a CDS encoding TetR/AcrR family transcriptional regulator, whose amino-acid sequence MTTRAGESRRIGAPDAKNRGVLLDAAEQLLLEEGYVAVTSRRVAEKAGLKPQLVHYYFRTMEDLFRAVFRRMAEAGLEVLSQALASPQPLWALWRFSNQPEATRLTMEFMGLATHRRELRAEIIYYAERFREEQNKAIATALERYGVDAANVPPVVWTVFATSVSQSLVVERALGMTTGHAETYAFCEQWIRRLEGEPLPADGVTPTGDHHFRMEQSAPFGP is encoded by the coding sequence ATGACCACGCGCGCCGGAGAGTCGCGACGCATCGGGGCGCCGGACGCGAAAAACCGCGGTGTGCTGCTCGACGCCGCCGAACAACTGCTTCTCGAGGAGGGCTACGTCGCGGTCACCTCGCGCCGCGTCGCGGAGAAGGCCGGTCTCAAACCCCAACTCGTGCACTATTACTTCCGCACCATGGAGGACCTCTTCCGGGCGGTGTTCCGCCGCATGGCGGAGGCCGGCCTGGAGGTGCTCTCCCAGGCGCTCGCGTCGCCGCAGCCGTTGTGGGCCCTGTGGCGGTTCAGCAACCAACCCGAGGCCACCCGGCTCACGATGGAGTTCATGGGGTTGGCGACTCATCGTCGAGAGTTACGGGCCGAGATCATCTACTACGCCGAGAGATTCAGGGAAGAGCAGAACAAGGCGATCGCCACCGCGCTCGAGCGCTACGGGGTCGATGCGGCCAACGTTCCGCCCGTCGTATGGACTGTCTTCGCGACCAGCGTGTCGCAGAGCCTGGTGGTGGAGCGAGCTTTGGGCATGACGACCGGCCACGCGGAAACGTATGCGTTCTGCGAGCAGTGGATCCGTCGGCTGGAAGGCGAACCGCTTCCCGCCGACGGTGTGACCCCGACCGGCGATCACCACTTCCGAATGGAACAGAGCGCACCTTTCGGTCCCTGA
- a CDS encoding thiolase family protein, with amino-acid sequence MNDVAIIGVGLHPFGRFDKTAMEMGAEAIQFALADAKLEWKDIQFGFGGSYEVSNPDAVTRLVGLTGITFTNVFNACATAASAIQQTADTIRLGKYDIGIAIGLDKHPRGAFTDDPAKLALPQWYAENGQFVTTKFFGMKANYYLHKHGISEETLARVANKNFRNGERNPNAFRRKEISVDEIMASPVLNYPLRQYMFCAPDEGAAAVIMCRGDIAHRYTDKPVFLRASEIRTRTFGAYEVHATSAPLDEDASPTVYAARAAYEIAGIGPEDVDIAQLQDTDAGAEVIHMAETGLCADGEQEKLLADGATEIGGSIPVNTDGGLIANGEPIGASGLRQVHELVRQLRGEAGDRQVPGEPKVGLAQVYGAPGTASATILTV; translated from the coding sequence ATGAACGACGTAGCCATCATCGGCGTCGGCCTGCATCCCTTCGGCCGGTTCGACAAGACCGCGATGGAGATGGGCGCCGAGGCGATCCAGTTCGCGCTGGCCGACGCGAAACTGGAGTGGAAGGACATCCAGTTCGGCTTCGGCGGCAGCTACGAGGTGTCCAACCCCGATGCCGTCACCCGACTGGTCGGCCTCACCGGTATCACGTTCACCAACGTGTTCAACGCCTGCGCCACGGCGGCCAGCGCGATCCAGCAGACCGCTGACACGATCCGCCTGGGCAAGTACGACATCGGCATCGCCATCGGACTAGACAAACACCCCCGCGGTGCGTTCACCGACGATCCGGCCAAACTCGCCCTGCCACAGTGGTATGCCGAGAACGGTCAGTTCGTCACCACGAAGTTCTTCGGCATGAAGGCCAATTACTACCTCCACAAGCACGGCATCTCCGAGGAGACGCTGGCGCGGGTGGCCAACAAGAACTTCCGCAACGGCGAACGCAATCCGAATGCGTTCCGCCGCAAGGAGATCTCGGTCGACGAGATCATGGCGTCACCGGTTCTGAACTACCCGCTGCGGCAGTACATGTTCTGCGCACCCGACGAGGGCGCCGCCGCGGTGATCATGTGCCGCGGTGACATCGCCCACCGCTACACCGACAAGCCGGTGTTCCTGCGCGCCAGCGAGATCCGCACACGGACGTTCGGCGCCTACGAGGTGCACGCCACCTCGGCGCCGCTGGACGAGGACGCCTCCCCCACCGTCTACGCCGCGCGCGCCGCCTACGAGATCGCCGGGATCGGACCCGAGGATGTCGACATCGCCCAGCTGCAGGACACCGACGCCGGCGCGGAGGTCATCCACATGGCCGAGACCGGATTGTGCGCCGACGGTGAGCAGGAGAAGTTGCTCGCCGACGGGGCCACCGAGATCGGTGGCAGCATCCCGGTCAACACCGACGGCGGCCTGATCGCCAACGGCGAGCCCATCGGCGCATCCGGTCTGCGCCAGGTGCACGAACTCGTCCGCCAACTGCGCGGGGAGGCCGGCGACCGTCAGGTACCCGGCGAGCCGAAAGTCGGTCTGGCACAGGTGTACGGCGCGCCCGGCACCGCCTCGGCGACCATCCTGACGGTCTGA
- a CDS encoding cytochrome P450 encodes MTADFDSVDYFTDPSLVPDPHPYYDHIREKNPVCCPINNGVLAVTGWEAANTVYKDSENFSSCVAVMGPFTPMPFTPEGDDICAQLEAHRTEIPMYEHMVTMDPPQHTDARSILSRLLTPKRLKENEDFMWRLADRHIDEFIADGQCEFLAAYAKPFSLLVVADLLGVPEEDHEEFREAFGAERPGSNIGGLDHEVIAANPLAWADEKFSRYIEERRESPRDDVLTSIATAKYPDGSTPEVVDVVRTATFLFAAGQETTAKLLGAAMRVLADRPDIQQQLRDDRSLIPVFIEECLRMDSPVKSVFRMARKTTTLGDAAVPAGTTVMVSPGAANRDPKRFDNPHEFSLDRKNVREHIAFSRGIHSCPGAPLARVEGRVSIERILDRMADITVSEEKHGPIDARRYVYEPTFILRGLTEINIEFKPVG; translated from the coding sequence ATGACCGCGGACTTCGATTCGGTTGACTACTTCACCGACCCCTCCCTGGTCCCCGACCCTCATCCGTACTACGACCACATCCGCGAGAAGAACCCCGTGTGCTGTCCGATCAACAACGGCGTGCTCGCGGTCACCGGCTGGGAAGCGGCCAACACGGTCTACAAGGACTCGGAGAACTTCTCGTCTTGCGTTGCGGTCATGGGGCCGTTCACGCCGATGCCCTTCACCCCGGAGGGAGATGACATCTGCGCGCAGCTGGAGGCGCACCGCACCGAGATTCCGATGTACGAGCACATGGTCACCATGGATCCGCCGCAGCACACCGACGCCCGTTCGATCCTGTCACGGCTGCTCACTCCGAAGCGGTTGAAGGAGAACGAAGACTTCATGTGGCGGCTCGCCGACCGCCACATCGACGAGTTCATCGCCGACGGTCAGTGTGAGTTCCTGGCCGCATATGCCAAGCCCTTCTCACTGTTGGTGGTCGCCGACCTCCTCGGGGTGCCTGAGGAGGATCACGAGGAGTTCCGTGAGGCCTTCGGGGCCGAGCGGCCCGGATCCAACATCGGTGGTCTCGACCACGAGGTGATCGCCGCGAATCCGCTGGCGTGGGCGGACGAGAAATTCTCGCGCTACATCGAGGAACGCCGTGAGTCCCCCCGCGACGACGTACTGACCTCGATCGCCACCGCCAAGTACCCGGACGGATCGACACCCGAGGTCGTCGACGTGGTGCGGACCGCGACGTTCCTGTTCGCCGCCGGTCAGGAGACGACGGCGAAGCTGCTCGGCGCCGCAATGCGGGTGCTGGCCGACCGGCCCGACATCCAGCAGCAGCTGCGCGATGACCGCAGCCTGATCCCGGTCTTCATCGAAGAATGCCTGCGCATGGACAGCCCGGTGAAGAGCGTGTTCCGGATGGCCCGTAAGACAACGACTCTCGGCGATGCGGCGGTGCCCGCGGGCACCACGGTGATGGTCAGTCCCGGGGCCGCGAACCGCGATCCGAAGCGGTTCGACAACCCGCACGAGTTCTCGCTCGACCGCAAGAACGTCCGTGAGCACATCGCGTTCAGCCGCGGAATCCACTCCTGCCCGGGCGCACCGCTGGCGCGGGTGGAGGGGCGGGTCTCCATCGAGCGCATCCTCGACCGGATGGCCGACATCACCGTCAGCGAGGAGAAGCACGGGCCGATCGACGCCCGCCGGTACGTGTACGAGCCGACCTTCATCCTGCGCGGGCTCACCGAGATCAACATCGAGTTCAAGCCGGTCGGCTAG
- a CDS encoding amidohydrolase family protein gives MGQLSHRVDIPFPLFDADNHLYEPPEAMTKYLPKEYKDVVQYVEVNGRTKIALKGQISNYIPNPTFSVVAKPGAWEEYFKFGNPDGKSKRELFGEPMKAIPAFFEPEPRIKVMDELGVDRSLMFPTLASLIEERLSDDPVAIHVIIHALNEWLHEVWGFNYQNRIFTTPVITLPIVEKAIEELEWAVKRGARAILIRPAPVPGFRGPRSFALPEFDPFWERVVHHDIFVGMHSSDSGYSRYTSEWDGAQQEMLPFQTNAMGILNEWRPIQDAVASWVIHGALFRFPTLKVGIVEAGSKWMFPLLDSMAEVWKKAPEAFLGNPIEEIKNRIYVSPFYEEGIDDLINLIGVDQVLYGSDWPHPEGLAEPTHYVTALEHLSVEDQAKIMGGNLGRLVTT, from the coding sequence ATGGGTCAACTGTCACACCGGGTCGACATCCCGTTCCCGTTGTTCGATGCGGACAACCACCTCTACGAGCCGCCGGAGGCGATGACCAAGTACCTCCCCAAGGAGTACAAGGACGTCGTCCAGTACGTCGAGGTCAACGGCCGGACGAAGATCGCGCTCAAGGGGCAGATCAGCAACTACATCCCCAACCCCACTTTCTCGGTGGTCGCCAAGCCGGGGGCGTGGGAGGAGTACTTCAAGTTCGGCAACCCCGACGGTAAGAGCAAGCGTGAGCTGTTCGGTGAGCCGATGAAGGCCATCCCGGCGTTCTTCGAGCCCGAACCCCGCATCAAGGTGATGGACGAACTGGGTGTCGATCGCAGCCTGATGTTCCCGACGCTGGCCAGCCTGATCGAGGAGCGGCTGTCCGACGACCCGGTCGCCATCCACGTCATCATCCACGCGCTCAACGAGTGGCTGCACGAGGTGTGGGGCTTCAACTACCAGAACCGCATCTTCACCACGCCGGTGATCACGCTGCCGATCGTGGAGAAGGCGATCGAGGAGCTGGAGTGGGCCGTCAAGCGTGGCGCCCGCGCCATCCTGATCCGTCCCGCACCGGTGCCCGGCTTCCGCGGCCCGCGTTCGTTCGCGCTGCCCGAGTTCGACCCGTTCTGGGAGCGGGTCGTCCACCACGACATCTTCGTCGGCATGCACTCCAGCGACAGCGGCTACTCGCGCTACACCTCCGAGTGGGATGGCGCCCAGCAGGAGATGCTGCCGTTCCAGACCAACGCGATGGGCATCCTCAACGAGTGGCGTCCGATCCAGGACGCGGTGGCCTCGTGGGTCATCCATGGTGCCCTGTTCCGCTTTCCGACGCTCAAGGTCGGCATCGTCGAGGCCGGTTCGAAGTGGATGTTCCCGCTGCTGGACTCGATGGCCGAGGTCTGGAAGAAGGCTCCCGAGGCATTCCTGGGCAACCCGATCGAGGAGATCAAGAACCGGATCTACGTCAGCCCGTTCTACGAGGAGGGCATCGACGACCTGATCAACCTGATCGGTGTCGACCAGGTGCTCTACGGTTCGGACTGGCCGCACCCGGAGGGTCTGGCGGAGCCGACGCACTACGTGACTGCGCTCGAGCACCTGTCCGTCGAGGATCAGGCGAAGATCATGGGCGGCAACCTGGGACGTCTCGTCACGACGTGA
- a CDS encoding flagellar basal body-associated FliL family protein produces the protein MTEKDDTSVTDTSVTDASVTDVEPSVDEIDRRDESLEDASAGESEGAVQSRRRVVGAVGMAVLAIALIASVGATAWLYFFQFRPDQETDSEAAKVAIDAASQASVSLLTYSPETLDKDFAAAKTQLTGDFLDYYTDFTEKIVTPAAKQKQVKTSAAVVQAALSQLSPESAEVLLFINQTTTSKENPDGAYAASSVKVGMTKIDGAWKISSFDPV, from the coding sequence GTGACCGAGAAAGACGACACCAGCGTCACCGATACCAGCGTCACCGATGCCAGCGTCACCGACGTCGAACCATCCGTCGACGAGATCGACAGGCGCGACGAGTCGCTCGAGGACGCCTCTGCGGGAGAGTCCGAAGGCGCGGTGCAGTCGCGCCGACGCGTCGTGGGCGCAGTCGGGATGGCTGTCCTCGCCATCGCGCTGATCGCCTCCGTGGGGGCGACGGCCTGGTTGTATTTCTTCCAGTTCCGGCCCGACCAGGAGACCGATTCCGAGGCGGCGAAGGTGGCGATCGATGCGGCGAGTCAAGCGTCGGTATCGCTGCTGACCTACTCTCCCGAGACGCTCGACAAGGACTTCGCTGCGGCGAAAACCCAGTTGACCGGAGATTTCCTCGACTACTACACGGACTTCACCGAGAAGATCGTCACCCCCGCCGCCAAGCAGAAGCAGGTGAAGACCAGTGCGGCGGTCGTCCAGGCCGCCCTGTCGCAACTGAGCCCCGAGTCGGCCGAGGTGCTGCTGTTCATCAACCAGACGACGACCAGCAAGGAGAATCCCGACGGAGCGTATGCGGCGAGCAGCGTGAAAGTCGGTATGACGAAGATCGACGGCGCCTGGAAGATCTCCTCGTTCGACCCGGTGTGA
- a CDS encoding AMP-binding protein, which yields MREIPVELIKRYEQEGWWTPETLGELLARHLATGPDTGFCVYSDVRPYRGTFGDVELQARRLAAGLRRRGVGPGDVVAFQLPNWAEAAMAFWASAFLGAVVVPIVHFYGRKELAHIMATARPKVFITVAEFGRMTFQPDLCADVPIVGLVGEAGFDELFDDEPMTDTVHTDPAGPALIAFTSGTTRDPKGVIHSHQTLGFETRQLLENYPPDRGRQLTATPVGHFIGMVGAFLIPVLENAPIDLCDVWDPGKVLGLIETEGLSVGGGPPYFVTSLLDHSDCTPEHIARFSTVGLGGSTVPAAVTRRLADLGLFVFRSYGSTEHPSITGSRPTAPEDKRLYTDGDPRPGVEIRLADDGEILSRGPDLCLGYTDDALTDRAFDDDGWYHTGDVGVLDADGYLTITDRKADVIIRGGENISALEVEEVLLSMPAVAEAVVVAAPDARLGEHAAAVLRLRNGHPMPTLDDVRAHFEHAGVARQKWPEELHQVDEDFPRTASGKVQKVLIREQIRQCSPTRDIAAFSK from the coding sequence ATGCGCGAAATCCCGGTTGAGCTGATCAAACGGTACGAGCAGGAGGGGTGGTGGACACCCGAAACGCTCGGCGAACTCCTGGCGCGACACCTGGCGACGGGGCCGGACACCGGTTTCTGCGTGTACTCCGACGTGCGGCCCTACCGCGGCACCTTCGGCGACGTGGAACTACAGGCCCGCCGGCTGGCCGCCGGCCTGCGCCGGCGCGGGGTCGGGCCGGGCGACGTCGTCGCATTCCAGCTGCCCAACTGGGCGGAGGCGGCCATGGCGTTCTGGGCCTCGGCATTCCTCGGGGCCGTGGTCGTGCCGATCGTGCACTTCTACGGCCGCAAGGAACTCGCCCACATCATGGCGACGGCGCGCCCCAAGGTCTTCATCACCGTCGCCGAGTTCGGCCGGATGACGTTCCAGCCCGATCTGTGCGCGGACGTGCCGATCGTCGGACTGGTCGGCGAGGCCGGCTTCGACGAACTGTTCGACGACGAGCCGATGACCGATACGGTCCATACGGATCCGGCCGGGCCGGCGTTGATCGCCTTCACGTCGGGCACCACTCGAGATCCCAAGGGCGTCATCCACAGTCACCAGACCCTCGGCTTCGAGACCCGTCAGCTGCTCGAGAACTATCCCCCCGACCGCGGCCGCCAGTTGACGGCAACACCGGTCGGACACTTCATCGGGATGGTCGGCGCCTTTCTCATCCCGGTGCTCGAGAACGCCCCCATCGACCTGTGTGACGTCTGGGACCCCGGCAAGGTGCTGGGCCTGATCGAGACCGAGGGGTTGTCCGTCGGCGGGGGACCGCCGTACTTCGTCACCAGCCTGCTCGACCATTCCGACTGCACACCGGAGCACATCGCGCGCTTCTCGACGGTGGGGCTCGGCGGCTCGACGGTCCCGGCCGCGGTGACGCGCCGACTGGCCGACCTCGGACTGTTCGTGTTCCGGTCCTACGGCAGCACCGAACACCCGTCGATCACCGGGTCACGGCCCACCGCGCCGGAGGACAAACGCCTCTACACCGACGGCGATCCCCGCCCCGGCGTCGAGATCAGACTCGCCGACGACGGCGAGATCCTCTCGCGGGGCCCCGACCTCTGTCTCGGCTACACCGACGACGCCCTGACCGACCGGGCCTTCGACGACGACGGGTGGTACCACACCGGTGACGTCGGCGTCCTCGACGCGGATGGGTACCTGACCATCACCGACCGCAAGGCCGACGTGATCATCCGCGGCGGCGAGAACATCAGCGCACTCGAGGTCGAAGAGGTGTTGCTGAGCATGCCGGCCGTCGCCGAGGCGGTGGTGGTGGCGGCGCCCGACGCGCGGCTCGGCGAACACGCCGCCGCCGTGTTGCGGCTGCGGAACGGCCATCCGATGCCCACCCTCGACGACGTCCGCGCGCACTTCGAGCACGCCGGGGTCGCCCGGCAGAAGTGGCCCGAGGAGCTGCATCAGGTCGACGAGGACTTCCCCCGCACCGCGAGCGGCAAAGTCCAGAAGGTGCTCATCCGCGAGCAGATCCGTCAATGCAGCCCGACACGGGACATTGCAGCCTTCTCGAAATGA
- a CDS encoding ChaB family protein — translation MPKTTKSGQAKKSELPSTLKKSDAKAQRTFAKAHDSAADEYGEGERAHRVAYSALKHSYEKVGDHWEPKDEKGPSDKRAESGGPNPKGESAEGVNANASKKHLLDVARRLDISGRSTMSKDELVSAIKKANRRESARKR, via the coding sequence ATGCCGAAGACCACGAAGAGCGGTCAGGCCAAGAAGAGTGAGTTGCCCAGCACCCTGAAGAAATCGGACGCCAAGGCGCAGCGGACGTTCGCCAAGGCCCACGATTCGGCGGCCGACGAGTACGGCGAGGGGGAGCGGGCGCACCGGGTGGCGTACAGCGCGCTCAAGCACAGCTACGAGAAGGTCGGCGACCACTGGGAGCCGAAGGACGAGAAGGGCCCGTCGGACAAGCGCGCCGAGAGCGGCGGTCCGAACCCCAAGGGCGAGTCCGCCGAAGGCGTCAACGCCAACGCGTCGAAGAAGCACCTCCTCGACGTGGCCCGGCGCCTGGACATCTCGGGCCGGTCGACCATGAGCAAGGACGAACTCGTCTCGGCGATCAAGAAGGCCAACCGGCGCGAGTCCGCCCGGAAGCGTTAA
- a CDS encoding enoyl-CoA hydratase/isomerase family protein — protein sequence MVDLEIQDGLAVITIDRPHARNAISLETMGQLEKALDGAQGARALVVTGAGDRAFVSGGDLKELSALRTEPEASAMALRMRTICDRIAEFPGPVVAALNGHALGGGAEVAVAADIRLAADDIRIGFNQVSLEIMPAWGGAERLAGLVGKSRALLLAGTGRILTAAEAYELNLVDMVLPREGFAEGWRTIARSLAGRPAGEIKRVIDGVPATEAVAAFARLWVADEHWAAADRVMKRAK from the coding sequence ATGGTCGACCTCGAGATCCAGGACGGTCTGGCCGTCATCACGATCGATCGCCCGCATGCCCGCAACGCGATCTCGCTGGAGACGATGGGGCAGCTGGAGAAGGCGCTCGACGGCGCGCAGGGAGCCAGGGCGCTGGTCGTGACCGGGGCCGGTGACCGCGCGTTCGTCTCCGGCGGGGACCTCAAGGAACTCAGTGCGCTGCGCACCGAGCCCGAGGCATCGGCGATGGCGCTGCGGATGCGCACGATCTGCGACCGGATCGCCGAGTTCCCGGGTCCGGTCGTCGCGGCGCTGAACGGCCACGCACTGGGCGGCGGAGCCGAGGTGGCGGTGGCGGCCGACATCCGCCTCGCGGCCGACGACATCCGCATCGGCTTCAACCAGGTCTCGCTGGAGATCATGCCGGCCTGGGGCGGCGCCGAACGGCTGGCCGGCCTGGTCGGCAAGAGTCGGGCGCTCCTGCTGGCGGGCACCGGCCGGATCCTGACTGCCGCGGAGGCCTACGAGCTGAATCTGGTGGACATGGTGTTGCCGCGCGAGGGATTCGCCGAAGGCTGGCGCACGATCGCCCGTTCATTGGCCGGCCGACCGGCCGGCGAGATCAAACGGGTGATCGACGGCGTGCCCGCCACCGAGGCCGTCGCGGCGTTCGCACGGCTGTGGGTGGCCGACGAACACTGGGCGGCCGCCGACAGGGTGATGAAACGCGCCAAGTGA
- a CDS encoding FadD3 family acyl-CoA ligase codes for MVLSAADRFGDAEAVVDGPLRLSFAEVVHRIRCAAGAFADLGIGKGDRVAIWAPNSAEWIIAAFGLLTAGGVLVPVNTRFKGEEAADVITRSGAKAVLVQQCFLGVEYAAPEGVPVIDLKSDFLAGGEPFSRTVESSDISDIIFTSGTTGRPKGVMMNHRQNLRLYEEWCNLADLRQGDRYLMVNPYFHTFGYKAGLIASFIRGATMVPVPVFDVDRVVDLIAAERITMLPGPPTLYHSLLSVADKSKLATLRAGVTGAADIPVELVRRVLEELPFQTLATGYGLTEAGTATLSRPGDSFADIATTVGTACDGVEVRIADDGEVLVRGYSVMQGYLDDPAATAEAIDPDGWLHTGDLGTLDDAGRLRIVGRKKDMFIVGGFNAYPAEIEGFLLEHPDVAQAAVIGVPDERMGQVGKAFVVRREGHAGPLSAEGLIAWSRERMAGFKVPRYVEFLDELPLNATGKVMKDQLR; via the coding sequence ATGGTGCTGAGTGCAGCGGACCGCTTCGGCGACGCGGAAGCGGTCGTCGACGGTCCGCTGCGCTTGTCATTTGCGGAGGTTGTCCACAGAATTCGTTGTGCTGCAGGCGCATTCGCCGACCTGGGGATCGGGAAGGGTGATCGCGTCGCGATCTGGGCGCCCAACTCCGCCGAGTGGATCATCGCGGCGTTCGGCCTGCTGACCGCCGGTGGTGTGCTCGTACCCGTCAACACGCGGTTCAAGGGCGAGGAGGCCGCCGACGTCATCACGCGCAGCGGCGCCAAGGCGGTGCTGGTGCAGCAGTGCTTCCTCGGGGTCGAATACGCCGCCCCCGAAGGGGTTCCGGTGATCGACCTGAAGTCGGACTTCCTGGCCGGTGGCGAGCCGTTCAGTCGCACCGTGGAGAGCAGCGACATCTCCGACATCATCTTCACCTCGGGCACCACCGGGCGTCCCAAGGGCGTGATGATGAACCACCGGCAGAACCTGCGGCTCTACGAGGAGTGGTGCAACCTCGCCGATCTGCGGCAGGGCGACCGCTACCTGATGGTCAACCCGTACTTCCACACCTTCGGCTACAAGGCCGGGCTGATCGCGTCGTTCATCCGCGGGGCGACGATGGTGCCGGTGCCGGTGTTCGACGTCGACCGTGTCGTGGACCTGATCGCCGCCGAACGCATCACCATGCTGCCCGGACCGCCGACGCTGTATCACTCGCTTCTCTCCGTCGCGGACAAGTCGAAGCTCGCCACCTTGCGCGCCGGCGTCACCGGCGCGGCCGACATCCCGGTCGAACTGGTGCGGCGCGTGCTCGAGGAGCTGCCGTTCCAGACGCTGGCGACCGGCTACGGCCTCACCGAGGCGGGGACGGCCACGTTGTCGCGTCCGGGGGATTCGTTCGCCGACATCGCGACCACGGTCGGCACCGCGTGCGACGGCGTCGAGGTCCGCATCGCCGACGACGGTGAGGTGCTGGTGCGCGGCTACAGCGTCATGCAGGGCTACCTCGACGATCCGGCGGCGACCGCCGAAGCGATCGACCCCGACGGATGGCTGCACACCGGCGACCTCGGCACGCTCGACGACGCCGGGCGCCTGCGCATCGTGGGCCGCAAGAAGGACATGTTCATCGTCGGCGGCTTCAACGCCTATCCGGCAGAGATCGAGGGCTTCCTGCTCGAGCACCCGGATGTCGCGCAGGCCGCGGTGATCGGCGTCCCCGACGAGCGGATGGGACAAGTGGGCAAGGCTTTCGTCGTGCGCCGCGAGGGGCACGCCGGGCCGCTGTCGGCCGAGGGCCTCATCGCCTGGAGTCGTGAGCGAATGGCCGGATTCAAGGTGCCGCGGTATGTAGAGTTCCTCGACGAACTGCCCCTCAACGCCACCGGCAAGGTGATGAAGGACCAACTACGCTGA
- a CDS encoding Zn-ribbon domain-containing OB-fold protein, with the protein MAKALAPEISTWPEDQPQLIGSRCGRCEATTFPVQNHCPKCSAGEMSPVLLPRRGTLIAWTTQGFPPGAPYKGPTGKDFVPFGVGLVQLGIGSDAVIRVEGRLTENDPARLEFGMPVELTMIPFTKDEDGEDIVTFAFQPV; encoded by the coding sequence ATGGCGAAGGCGCTCGCGCCCGAGATCTCGACCTGGCCCGAGGACCAACCTCAGCTGATCGGCAGCCGCTGCGGACGCTGCGAGGCCACCACCTTCCCGGTGCAGAACCACTGCCCGAAGTGCAGCGCCGGCGAGATGTCACCGGTGCTGCTGCCCCGGCGCGGCACGTTGATCGCCTGGACCACGCAGGGCTTCCCACCCGGAGCGCCCTACAAGGGACCGACCGGCAAGGACTTCGTCCCGTTCGGCGTGGGCCTGGTGCAACTCGGCATCGGAAGTGACGCGGTCATCCGCGTCGAGGGCCGTCTCACCGAGAACGACCCAGCCAGGCTCGAATTCGGCATGCCGGTCGAGCTGACCATGATTCCGTTCACCAAGGACGAGGACGGCGAGGACATCGTCACCTTCGCCTTCCAGCCGGTCTGA